From Aristaeella lactis, the proteins below share one genomic window:
- a CDS encoding radical SAM protein, giving the protein MEMNFDLLISGCNTRCKHCYVNGGPGKYIPLEDALRCISRLDELASALPASPVPSFTMDNEPFNHPDIVEIIRAATSTKHIQLYHHGMTTGIALMRRKDKESVVKAYMDCGCMDFGITLHGSPEHHDEIVRREGAFQASVASAEYAKSLGAKVSISLMFNRFFPEDAAAIDQVIRQVGPDFIYFAVPCYTPHRNMREFEPYRASLQDLYAISDRLESWEQDKTELLNNAERHTPAAVAKRFEQGLTVKELFVREQNDLYLTVHQDCRLYMGNSGVETACLGDLRYLDIGYAAQVISNASANRDYGAFYAVDRLPTQEEITAAMKRLPPDIAFSDTASVIYRTLAEMDVPTRILSL; this is encoded by the coding sequence ATGGAAATGAATTTTGACCTTCTGATCTCCGGGTGCAACACCCGGTGCAAACACTGCTATGTCAACGGCGGACCTGGTAAATACATTCCCCTGGAGGATGCCCTGCGGTGTATCAGCCGGCTCGACGAGCTGGCTTCCGCGCTGCCCGCCTCCCCCGTTCCCAGTTTTACAATGGATAATGAGCCCTTCAATCATCCGGATATCGTGGAGATCATTCGTGCCGCGACGTCCACAAAGCATATCCAGCTTTATCATCACGGAATGACAACAGGCATCGCCCTGATGCGCCGGAAGGATAAGGAGTCCGTCGTCAAAGCTTACATGGACTGCGGCTGCATGGATTTCGGCATCACGCTGCACGGTAGTCCGGAGCATCACGATGAGATTGTCCGCAGGGAAGGTGCTTTCCAGGCATCTGTGGCCTCCGCCGAATACGCGAAATCCCTTGGTGCAAAAGTCAGCATTTCCCTCATGTTCAACCGTTTCTTCCCGGAGGACGCCGCGGCAATCGATCAGGTGATCAGGCAGGTCGGACCGGATTTTATCTATTTCGCCGTTCCCTGCTATACCCCGCATCGCAACATGCGCGAATTTGAACCCTACCGTGCTTCCCTGCAGGATCTTTATGCCATCTCCGACCGGTTGGAGTCATGGGAGCAGGACAAAACTGAGTTGCTGAATAATGCGGAACGCCATACGCCTGCGGCAGTCGCCAAGCGCTTTGAGCAGGGGCTCACGGTGAAGGAGCTGTTTGTGCGGGAACAGAACGATCTCTACCTGACAGTTCATCAGGACTGCCGTCTTTACATGGGCAACAGCGGCGTGGAAACTGCCTGCCTGGGAGACCTGCGTTACCTCGATATCGGGTATGCCGCGCAAGTGATCTCAAATGCTTCCGCAAACCGGGATTACGGCGCGTTCTATGCAGTGGACCGGCTTCCCACGCAGGAAGAGATCACCGCCGCCATGAAGCGTCTTCCCCCGGATATCGCGTTCAGCGATACCGCCAGTGTGATCTACCGTACCCTGGCGGAAATGGACGTCCCCACACGGATCCTGTCACTGTAA
- a CDS encoding GNAT family N-acetyltransferase — translation MTDFTRITACGECCDGCPKKADGRCPGCIEADGRVPEWAGSGQCRIHACARAHHVQFCGLCEAFPCENLPSLISWNANIISHLSALRDEYLKEQEKTAVDIIVKKMETDEEIKGKAFVHWQSWHEAYPGLVSQDYLDRFTLEKSEKMAFSWTDNLLVAIDKGRVIGFVGYGCRRELPEEGEIFAIYILSEYYGKGVGLRLMEAGLEKLKDYPKVNLWVLKGNNRAIRFYEKCGFCPDGNEMYNDNVKASEIRMTLVRS, via the coding sequence ATGACCGATTTCACCCGGATCACCGCCTGCGGAGAATGCTGCGACGGCTGCCCGAAAAAGGCGGACGGCAGGTGCCCCGGCTGTATAGAAGCGGACGGACGAGTTCCGGAATGGGCCGGATCCGGCCAGTGCCGGATACACGCCTGTGCCAGGGCCCACCATGTGCAGTTCTGCGGTCTGTGTGAAGCGTTCCCCTGTGAGAACCTGCCTTCGCTGATATCCTGGAACGCCAATATTATTTCCCATCTGTCAGCGTTGCGGGACGAATACCTCAAAGAACAGGAGAAAACCGCTGTGGACATCATCGTCAAAAAGATGGAAACCGATGAAGAGATCAAAGGGAAGGCCTTTGTTCACTGGCAGTCATGGCATGAAGCCTATCCCGGCCTGGTCAGCCAGGACTACCTGGACCGGTTCACCCTGGAAAAGAGCGAAAAGATGGCCTTCTCCTGGACGGATAATCTCCTGGTCGCCATCGACAAGGGCCGTGTCATCGGCTTTGTCGGTTACGGCTGCCGGAGGGAACTGCCTGAAGAAGGGGAAATCTTCGCCATCTATATCCTGTCAGAATACTACGGCAAAGGCGTAGGCCTCCGGCTGATGGAAGCCGGCCTGGAAAAACTGAAAGACTACCCGAAGGTAAACCTGTGGGTCCTGAAGGGTAACAACAGGGCGATCCGCTTCTACGAAAAATGCGGTTTCTGTCCGGACGGAAATGAAATGTACAACGACAATGTCAAAGCCTCGGAAATCCGTATGACCCTGGTGCGGTCATAA
- a CDS encoding class I SAM-dependent methyltransferase — translation MTHNENEFQGFFAEFFDILHEGCEDAEQYVSLLGPCGKKILELGSGTGRIVIPLAKAGFQVTGIEFESDMISLMEKKDYPRDRLHVVQTDARHFSLDERFDVILLSCNFLNHFADAADVASILSCCRDHLAPGGCVIIDSSVPDTDYMVRSNGEEEVLTFATENGSEIRDYFKPCYDFLNQVENDTIRLEEWKDGVLIREACTEERLTWYYPREIRSLVREAGLRVDWESSALCTKEDRPPISVDSENMIFCCKHA, via the coding sequence ATGACACATAACGAAAATGAATTCCAGGGCTTTTTTGCTGAATTCTTCGACATACTGCATGAAGGCTGCGAAGACGCGGAACAATATGTATCCCTGCTGGGCCCCTGCGGAAAAAAGATCCTGGAGCTGGGGAGCGGCACCGGAAGGATCGTAATCCCCCTTGCCAAAGCCGGTTTCCAGGTAACCGGTATCGAATTTGAATCGGATATGATCTCCCTGATGGAGAAAAAGGATTATCCCCGGGACCGCCTCCATGTCGTCCAGACCGACGCGCGGCATTTCTCCCTGGATGAACGGTTTGACGTGATCCTGCTTTCCTGCAATTTCCTGAACCATTTTGCGGACGCGGCGGATGTGGCCTCCATCCTGTCCTGCTGCAGGGATCATCTTGCGCCAGGCGGCTGCGTCATCATTGACTCCTCCGTTCCGGATACGGATTACATGGTCAGGTCAAACGGCGAAGAGGAAGTCCTCACCTTCGCCACGGAAAACGGCAGCGAGATCAGGGATTATTTCAAACCCTGCTACGACTTTCTGAACCAGGTGGAAAACGATACGATCCGCCTGGAAGAGTGGAAAGACGGCGTCCTCATCCGGGAAGCCTGCACCGAGGAACGGCTGACCTGGTATTATCCCCGGGAGATCCGTTCCCTGGTTAGGGAAGCCGGCCTGCGGGTGGACTGGGAAAGCTCCGCCCTGTGTACGAAAGAGGACAGGCCGCCAATCTCCGTTGATTCCGAAAACATGATCTTTTGCTGTAAACACGCCTGA
- a CDS encoding winged helix-turn-helix domain-containing protein, with the protein MLTVTLNQARQFILLKQGLLGDYRFIRKDGAYQFIRQAGCIQFDPVDVCGKNAELTLQSRVKGFRKKMLEDLLYRDRLLVDYSDKELSIWPSEDWPFFSGYRERSLVHGRQFPGIPELEEQAIDYIRKHGPVCSDSLPIEGTIFWHSSMHWSGHWHSESPAARSVLEQLYTDGTLLIHHKTGSRKYYDLAEKHLPADLLNAPNPCKDEDAFTVWRVRRRIGAIGLLWNRPSTAWLGISMTTEQRNAAFDSLEKSGSITAVQVEGIRFPLYLQSEDLPLMETVIAGQEDTRPRLEFLAPLDPMMWDRKLIEALWGYQYSWEIYTPADKRKYGYYVLPMLYGDRFIGRVEPKADRKNQVLTVNNVWFEPGVRRTKKLSNLVDRAAQRLAKANGCTWTPAE; encoded by the coding sequence ATGCTGACTGTCACACTGAACCAGGCCAGGCAGTTCATCCTGCTGAAGCAGGGCCTGCTGGGAGATTACCGCTTCATCCGGAAGGACGGAGCCTATCAGTTCATCCGCCAGGCCGGCTGTATTCAGTTTGACCCGGTGGATGTCTGCGGCAAGAATGCCGAGCTGACCCTTCAGTCCCGGGTAAAAGGCTTCCGGAAGAAAATGCTGGAAGACCTGCTTTACCGGGATCGTCTCCTGGTGGATTATTCCGATAAGGAGCTCTCCATCTGGCCCAGTGAGGATTGGCCTTTCTTTTCCGGTTACCGGGAAAGGAGCCTTGTCCACGGCCGGCAGTTCCCCGGTATTCCCGAGCTTGAAGAACAGGCAATAGACTATATCCGGAAGCACGGTCCTGTCTGCAGCGACTCGCTGCCCATAGAAGGGACCATCTTCTGGCATTCCTCCATGCACTGGAGCGGACACTGGCACAGCGAATCCCCTGCCGCCCGCTCCGTGCTGGAGCAGCTTTATACAGACGGAACCCTGCTCATCCATCACAAAACCGGTTCCCGGAAATACTATGACCTGGCGGAAAAGCACCTGCCCGCTGACCTGCTGAACGCGCCGAATCCCTGTAAAGATGAGGATGCCTTCACCGTCTGGCGTGTCCGGCGCAGGATCGGTGCCATCGGTCTCCTCTGGAACCGCCCTTCCACCGCGTGGCTGGGCATCAGCATGACCACGGAACAGCGGAATGCCGCCTTTGACTCCCTGGAAAAGAGCGGAAGCATCACTGCCGTCCAGGTGGAAGGGATCCGTTTCCCCCTGTATCTGCAGAGTGAAGACCTTCCCCTGATGGAAACGGTAATCGCCGGTCAGGAGGACACCCGTCCCCGGCTGGAATTCCTGGCACCCCTGGATCCCATGATGTGGGACCGGAAGCTGATCGAGGCCCTCTGGGGCTATCAGTATTCCTGGGAAATCTACACCCCCGCCGACAAGCGGAAATACGGCTATTACGTGCTTCCGATGCTGTACGGCGACCGCTTTATCGGAAGGGTGGAACCGAAAGCGGACCGGAAAAACCAGGTTCTCACCGTCAATAACGTCTGGTTTGAGCCCGGTGTCCGCCGGACAAAGAAGCTCTCCAACCTGGTGGACAGGGCAGCGCAGCGCCTGGCCAAAGCCAACGGCTGCACCTGGACACCGGCGGAATAA
- a CDS encoding glycoside hydrolase family 43 protein, producing MAEGRNPLTGMDYPDPDVIRVGDTYYMISTTMHFFPGAGILRSHDLIHWEICSYIYDTLEHTPGEILEGEETVYGHGMWAASLRYHAGRFYAAFIAHEWPRTFLFTAENIEGPWTRQYIDGVYHDCSLLFDDDGRVYIVYGNRDIRLTELKEDLSGPKEGGLDRIIVRDAPGDFLGYEGSHLYKINGKYVLFLIHSRQREWYRTQACFVADDLEGVWAGGEVYYGDLDNLHSGPAQGGIVDTPDGRWFSVVFQDRGAVGRIPVLIPVTWNRFGYPVFGEAEQDISNTCTRPGWAAQPLYADDDFTSPVLKNVWQFNHEPREGCWETGNGAYVIRTDKISRTVEFARNTLTQRTVLPGCTAEVTVNAESLQAGDVAGLCLLIGSYGLIGIERNEEGYALVMKARKPREREEQEYARIPWNQAEVRLRAAVRFPGLEGRVCFEYLDASGWKPLGPEHTMTFALDHFTGCRLGLFLYSTRISGGRAAFSRFTYRPADQ from the coding sequence ATGGCTGAAGGCCGCAATCCCCTGACCGGGATGGATTATCCTGATCCGGATGTCATCCGCGTCGGAGACACCTATTACATGATCAGCACCACCATGCACTTCTTTCCCGGCGCCGGGATCCTCCGGTCCCACGACCTGATCCACTGGGAGATCTGCTCCTATATCTACGACACCCTGGAGCACACGCCCGGTGAGATTCTGGAAGGTGAAGAGACCGTTTACGGCCACGGTATGTGGGCCGCCTCCCTGCGTTATCACGCCGGCCGTTTCTACGCGGCCTTTATCGCGCATGAATGGCCGAGGACCTTTCTCTTTACCGCGGAAAACATTGAGGGTCCCTGGACCAGGCAGTATATTGACGGCGTCTACCACGACTGTTCCCTGCTGTTCGATGATGACGGCCGCGTCTATATCGTCTACGGCAACCGGGATATCCGCCTCACGGAGCTGAAGGAAGACCTGAGCGGACCGAAGGAAGGCGGACTGGACCGGATCATTGTCCGGGATGCCCCGGGTGATTTCCTGGGATATGAAGGATCCCACCTGTATAAGATCAACGGAAAATATGTCCTCTTCCTGATCCACTCCCGCCAGCGGGAATGGTACCGGACCCAGGCCTGCTTCGTCGCGGATGACCTGGAGGGCGTCTGGGCCGGCGGTGAAGTCTATTACGGGGACCTGGACAACCTGCACAGCGGTCCTGCCCAGGGCGGTATCGTGGACACCCCGGACGGCAGGTGGTTTTCCGTCGTCTTCCAGGACCGCGGTGCCGTCGGGCGGATTCCGGTCCTGATTCCCGTTACCTGGAACCGGTTCGGTTATCCGGTCTTCGGAGAGGCGGAGCAGGATATTTCCAACACCTGCACCCGTCCCGGCTGGGCCGCGCAGCCCCTGTACGCCGATGATGATTTCACCTCCCCGGTGCTGAAAAACGTCTGGCAGTTCAACCATGAGCCGAGGGAAGGCTGCTGGGAAACCGGAAACGGCGCCTATGTGATCCGCACGGACAAAATCAGCCGGACCGTGGAGTTTGCCCGGAACACGCTTACGCAGCGTACCGTGCTCCCCGGCTGTACGGCGGAGGTAACTGTAAACGCAGAAAGCCTTCAGGCCGGTGACGTGGCCGGTCTCTGCCTGCTCATCGGCAGCTACGGACTGATCGGCATTGAGCGGAATGAAGAAGGCTATGCACTGGTGATGAAAGCCCGTAAACCCCGTGAACGGGAGGAACAGGAATACGCCCGGATTCCCTGGAACCAGGCGGAAGTCCGCCTGCGGGCTGCCGTCCGTTTTCCCGGACTTGAAGGCAGGGTTTGTTTTGAATACCTGGATGCCTCCGGGTGGAAACCCCTGGGGCCAGAACACACGATGACTTTCGCCCTGGATCACTTCACAGGCTGCCGCCTCGGCCTCTTCCTTTACTCAACCCGGATATCCGGCGGGCGGGCAGCCTTCAGCCGGTTCACCTACCGGCCTGCTGATCAATGA
- a CDS encoding MFS transporter, with amino-acid sequence MRKNRKFWAALIIFSLTGQIAWVVENMYFNVFIYKMFRASASDIALMVTASAVAATLTTILMGALSDRIGKRKIFMCAGYIAWGISIISFALIRADVISSLFGAVTGAASVGITLVIIMDCVMTFFGSTANDAAYNAWLTDSTDTGNRGAAEGINSMMPLISILVVFGGFMGFDLDRASSWTTIYCIIGGLVLLIGILGFFLVEEPAVPSPDSLGYFPTILYGFRPDVIRKNVSLYLSMAAFIVFNTAIQVYMPYLIIYYEQTLGMADYVLIMAPAIILAAVVTFFYGRLVDRFGFRKTVLPAMFLLMLGFILLYLVPSRIPAEGLSMKIPVFIGSLLMMSGYLSGMAAFGTQLRNYTPEHMAGRFQGLRILSQVLIPGIIGPQIGAWVLRDAPTVANSDGTVSFLPSADIFLAALIVLAVVVIALIIRLLRTKGQNA; translated from the coding sequence ATGAGAAAGAACCGTAAATTCTGGGCAGCCCTGATCATTTTCTCCCTGACCGGCCAGATCGCCTGGGTTGTGGAGAACATGTACTTTAACGTGTTCATCTACAAAATGTTCCGGGCATCGGCCTCGGATATCGCCCTGATGGTCACCGCCAGCGCCGTTGCCGCCACCCTGACCACCATCCTGATGGGTGCCCTGTCCGACAGAATCGGGAAGCGGAAGATCTTTATGTGCGCCGGGTATATTGCCTGGGGCATCTCCATTATCTCCTTCGCCCTCATCCGGGCGGATGTGATCTCTTCCCTGTTCGGGGCGGTCACCGGCGCCGCCTCCGTCGGCATCACCCTGGTGATCATCATGGACTGCGTCATGACCTTCTTCGGCTCCACCGCCAATGACGCGGCATACAACGCCTGGCTGACCGATTCCACGGACACCGGCAACCGCGGTGCTGCCGAGGGAATCAATTCCATGATGCCCCTGATCTCGATCCTGGTCGTATTCGGCGGATTCATGGGCTTTGACCTGGACCGTGCCTCCAGCTGGACAACCATCTACTGCATCATCGGCGGGCTGGTGCTGCTGATCGGCATCCTGGGATTCTTCCTCGTGGAAGAGCCTGCTGTTCCCAGTCCCGACAGCCTCGGCTATTTCCCCACCATCCTGTACGGGTTCCGTCCGGATGTGATCCGGAAAAACGTGAGCCTCTACCTGTCCATGGCCGCCTTCATCGTGTTCAATACCGCCATCCAGGTTTACATGCCCTACCTGATCATCTACTATGAGCAGACCCTGGGCATGGCGGATTATGTGCTGATCATGGCGCCTGCCATTATCCTGGCAGCAGTAGTCACCTTCTTCTACGGCCGCCTGGTGGATCGTTTCGGATTCCGGAAGACCGTCCTGCCGGCCATGTTCCTGCTGATGCTGGGCTTTATCCTGCTTTACCTGGTACCCTCCAGGATCCCGGCGGAAGGCCTGTCCATGAAGATCCCCGTGTTTATCGGTTCCCTCCTGATGATGTCCGGCTACCTGAGCGGCATGGCTGCCTTCGGCACACAGCTGCGCAACTATACCCCGGAACATATGGCCGGCCGTTTTCAGGGGCTTCGGATCCTCTCCCAGGTCCTGATCCCCGGGATCATCGGCCCGCAGATCGGCGCCTGGGTGCTTCGGGATGCCCCGACTGTTGCCAACAGCGACGGCACCGTATCCTTCCTGCCCAGCGCGGATATCTTCCTGGCCGCCCTGATCGTCCTGGCGGTCGTCGTCATCGCCCTGATCATCCGCCTGCTGCGGACAAAAGGGCAGAACGCATAA
- a CDS encoding glycoside hydrolase family 2 protein, with protein sequence MQKLYTPAGEALRGVPWNAYPRPQMVRKDWLCLNGEWDFAYAGAKAVIRVPFCPESLLSGLDLKMEYGREMVYSRRFILPEEWQGKRILLHFGAVSRKALVRVNGTEAVSSEESYFPFCADITDLVHPGENEISVTAVNDLSRRHPWGKQKEKRGGMWYTPVSGIWQTVWLEPVPREYIRSLAVHTGPDYADITVEGAGDGTIVLDGAEYRLAGGYARIEIKDPVLWSPENPHLYRFSLNAGEDHVESYFALRTLSIEQADGKPRLCLNGKPYFFHGLLDQGYWSDGLYTPASPDCYEADILAMKALGFNMLRKHIKIEPEQFYYDCDRLGMVVFQDMVNCGEYRFLRDTILPGAGFQSRKDSRLNRDPAARKNFLDAMKATVKLLRNHPCICLWTIFNEGWGQFCADDAYRRLKALDDTRFIDSTSGWFAREESDVESLHIYFRKLKTGRRDRPQFLSEFGGWSLKFPEHSYNLDKTYGYKKYTDRETFVRDLKALYLEQVLPLIPQGLCAAVYTQVSDVEDETNGLLTFDRKAAKVTPEEFRGVSEKLFRALQPEIPDR encoded by the coding sequence ATGCAGAAACTGTATACACCCGCCGGAGAAGCCCTGCGCGGTGTTCCCTGGAATGCCTACCCGCGGCCGCAGATGGTCCGGAAGGATTGGCTGTGTCTGAACGGGGAATGGGATTTTGCTTATGCCGGAGCCAAAGCAGTGATCCGGGTTCCCTTCTGTCCGGAAAGCCTGCTTTCCGGCCTGGATCTGAAGATGGAATATGGCCGGGAAATGGTTTATTCCCGGCGCTTCATCCTGCCGGAAGAATGGCAGGGTAAGCGGATCCTTCTCCACTTCGGCGCGGTCAGCCGGAAAGCGCTTGTCCGTGTCAATGGAACGGAAGCAGTTTCCAGTGAAGAAAGCTATTTCCCCTTCTGCGCAGATATTACGGATCTGGTTCATCCCGGAGAAAACGAAATCTCCGTTACAGCTGTCAATGACCTATCCCGCCGTCATCCCTGGGGCAAACAGAAGGAAAAGCGCGGCGGCATGTGGTACACTCCTGTTTCCGGAATCTGGCAGACTGTCTGGCTGGAGCCGGTCCCCCGGGAGTATATCCGGTCCCTGGCAGTTCATACCGGCCCGGATTACGCTGACATCACCGTGGAAGGCGCCGGCGACGGAACCATTGTGCTGGACGGTGCTGAATACCGCCTGGCCGGGGGATATGCCCGGATCGAAATAAAGGATCCGGTCTTATGGTCTCCGGAAAACCCGCACCTGTACCGGTTCTCGTTGAACGCCGGAGAGGATCATGTGGAATCCTACTTTGCCCTGCGGACCCTCTCCATTGAACAGGCAGACGGAAAACCCCGTCTGTGTCTCAACGGAAAGCCGTACTTTTTCCACGGCCTGCTGGACCAGGGATACTGGAGCGACGGCCTGTACACACCTGCGTCACCGGACTGCTATGAGGCGGATATCCTGGCCATGAAAGCCCTCGGCTTCAATATGCTGCGGAAGCATATCAAGATTGAGCCGGAACAGTTCTACTATGACTGTGACAGGCTCGGCATGGTCGTGTTCCAGGATATGGTGAACTGCGGGGAATACCGCTTTCTCCGGGACACGATCCTGCCGGGAGCCGGATTCCAGTCCAGGAAGGATTCCCGGTTAAACAGGGATCCGGCTGCCCGGAAAAACTTCCTGGATGCGATGAAGGCCACCGTAAAGCTGCTTCGGAACCATCCCTGCATCTGCCTGTGGACCATCTTCAACGAGGGCTGGGGCCAGTTCTGCGCGGATGACGCGTATCGCAGGCTGAAAGCGCTGGATGATACCCGTTTCATCGACAGTACCTCCGGCTGGTTTGCCCGGGAAGAGAGTGACGTGGAAAGCCTGCATATCTATTTCCGGAAACTGAAGACCGGCAGGCGGGACCGCCCTCAGTTCCTGTCGGAATTCGGCGGCTGGTCCCTGAAGTTCCCGGAGCACAGCTATAACCTGGATAAGACCTACGGATACAAGAAATACACGGACCGGGAAACCTTTGTCCGCGACCTGAAGGCCCTGTACCTGGAGCAGGTGCTTCCCCTGATCCCGCAGGGGCTGTGCGCCGCCGTTTATACGCAGGTTTCAGATGTTGAGGATGAGACCAACGGTCTCCTGACCTTCGACCGGAAGGCAGCCAAAGTCACCCCGGAAGAGTTCCGCGGCGTATCCGAAAAGCTGTTCCGGGCGCTTCAGCCTGAAATACCTGACCGATGA
- a CDS encoding RNA polymerase sigma factor gives MQAEMLENYLERICAWARGRTFFEEEAEELAQEIIYQAVAGLARLRDESRFEPWLWGVASNCAKAFRRRKGKERALFLYDVPENLLTEAEIPDENEELYGKLREKIAMLSCSYRDIIMLHYYDGLSTKEIADKLKLPEGTVTWRLSEARKRLGKECQDMEESALKPVEMRIDIYGSGEYGDRIPFPTEFIEDALAQNILWQCYEAAKDTEELAKTCGVPAYYVEDRVKDLLKRGALTETRKGRYRTDFVIWTDIHAEYCRENGEAALEPVRDEMMRAMQAFFERIREIPFDRAGRTDGELQYLCGAMAFDYIEREYGQMEYPPIPMNYDGFCWRYLGSRETTDDRIHMTRQVCCPLRDGVPYEHRVYWMKSLGFREMMKQDEIRACWSLLDPQASCEKEWMTQAVRKEFVKRNEDGSFSLAVPVFSRQQKAALDAAAKECFDPVAGRYAECVRQFVKGYRKLFPEHLQDDMKRVCRSLIFSFYEVAAKLAVKEGIMAEPNPEWICDVLIEG, from the coding sequence ATGCAGGCGGAGATGCTGGAAAACTACCTGGAACGGATCTGCGCATGGGCCCGCGGCAGAACGTTCTTCGAAGAAGAAGCAGAGGAACTGGCGCAGGAGATCATTTACCAGGCAGTTGCCGGACTGGCCCGCCTTCGGGACGAAAGCCGGTTTGAACCCTGGCTGTGGGGCGTTGCCTCGAACTGCGCGAAAGCATTCCGGCGGCGTAAGGGGAAGGAGCGCGCCCTTTTCCTTTACGATGTGCCGGAAAACCTGCTTACGGAAGCTGAAATACCGGATGAGAATGAAGAACTGTACGGAAAGCTGCGGGAAAAGATCGCCATGCTTTCCTGCTCCTACCGGGATATTATCATGCTCCATTACTATGACGGCCTTTCAACAAAAGAAATCGCGGATAAGCTGAAGCTTCCGGAAGGAACCGTGACATGGCGGCTTTCGGAAGCAAGGAAACGGCTTGGAAAGGAGTGTCAGGACATGGAAGAAAGCGCACTGAAACCGGTTGAAATGCGCATAGATATTTATGGATCGGGAGAATACGGCGACCGGATACCGTTCCCTACGGAATTTATTGAGGATGCGCTTGCGCAGAATATCCTGTGGCAGTGCTATGAAGCGGCGAAGGACACGGAGGAGCTGGCAAAAACATGCGGGGTTCCGGCCTACTATGTGGAAGACCGGGTGAAGGATCTGCTGAAGCGGGGTGCGCTGACGGAAACGCGGAAGGGAAGGTACCGGACGGACTTCGTGATCTGGACGGACATCCACGCGGAATACTGCCGGGAAAACGGAGAGGCAGCGCTGGAACCTGTCCGGGATGAGATGATGCGGGCGATGCAAGCCTTCTTTGAACGAATCCGGGAAATTCCCTTTGACCGGGCCGGCAGGACGGACGGGGAACTGCAGTATCTGTGCGGCGCAATGGCTTTCGATTATATCGAAAGGGAATACGGACAGATGGAATATCCGCCGATTCCGATGAACTACGACGGCTTCTGCTGGAGATACCTGGGGAGCCGGGAAACCACGGACGACAGGATTCACATGACCCGGCAGGTGTGCTGTCCCTTACGGGACGGCGTTCCCTATGAGCACCGGGTGTACTGGATGAAGAGCCTTGGCTTCAGGGAAATGATGAAACAGGATGAGATCAGGGCCTGCTGGTCGCTGCTGGATCCGCAGGCTTCCTGCGAGAAGGAATGGATGACGCAGGCGGTCCGGAAGGAGTTTGTAAAGCGCAATGAGGATGGAAGCTTCAGCCTTGCGGTTCCGGTTTTCAGCCGGCAGCAGAAGGCGGCGCTGGACGCGGCGGCGAAGGAATGCTTCGATCCTGTGGCCGGGCGGTATGCCGAATGCGTGAGGCAGTTTGTGAAGGGATACCGGAAACTGTTTCCTGAGCACCTGCAGGACGATATGAAACGGGTGTGCCGGAGCCTCATCTTTTCCTTCTATGAGGTGGCGGCAAAGCTGGCTGTGAAGGAAGGAATCATGGCAGAACCGAATCCGGAATGGATCTGTGACGTACTGATCGAAGGGTAA
- a CDS encoding MgtC/SapB family protein, producing the protein MVLDWVTFGEPLTFWQMVLRIVAAVIFGAIIGVEREMKNRPAGMRTHVLVCLGAALIGLVEQQTIAHVVALGSSHISVSVGRLTAQIVSGVGFLGAGTIIIADRRISGLTTAASLWCAACLGLAVGSGFTTMALVACLLVMGVLKMMQQIVHVNTYKRLEIQFIHRNETLKYIRDTFERMEVKILDQDFHADNTQDGQNIYTNVYTLSMPGKTEYQDLITILSEHPNIRTVRTRNV; encoded by the coding sequence ATGGTTCTTGACTGGGTAACTTTTGGAGAGCCGCTCACTTTCTGGCAAATGGTTCTCAGAATCGTGGCCGCGGTCATCTTCGGAGCCATTATCGGCGTTGAGCGGGAAATGAAAAACAGGCCGGCAGGCATGCGGACCCATGTGCTGGTCTGCCTGGGCGCTGCCCTCATCGGTCTGGTGGAACAGCAGACCATCGCCCATGTGGTGGCGCTTGGCTCATCTCATATCAGTGTCAGCGTAGGCCGTCTGACAGCGCAGATTGTATCGGGCGTCGGTTTCCTGGGCGCCGGAACGATCATCATCGCCGACCGCCGGATCTCCGGCCTGACCACCGCGGCATCCCTGTGGTGCGCTGCCTGCCTGGGTCTGGCTGTTGGCTCCGGATTCACCACCATGGCGCTGGTGGCCTGCCTGTTGGTCATGGGCGTGCTGAAGATGATGCAGCAGATCGTGCACGTGAATACCTACAAGCGGCTTGAAATCCAGTTTATCCACCGGAACGAGACGCTGAAATACATCCGGGATACGTTTGAACGGATGGAAGTCAAGATTCTTGACCAGGATTTCCATGCGGACAACACACAGGACGGACAGAACATCTATACGAACGTCTACACGCTGTCCATGCCCGGCAAGACTGAATACCAGGATCTGATTACCATTCTTTCCGAGCATCCGAACATCAGGACTGTCAGGACCCGGAACGTGTAA